In Zunongwangia profunda SM-A87, the following proteins share a genomic window:
- a CDS encoding DUF4859 domain-containing protein: MKLLKKLWLFFVLTLFLTNCSTEESFEETANGKDPQDVPSEEVEENQSADESALLVYIPNEFSDMDFEDPESTWSYTRSRESEHFIVFWGDGYGDNDPGSVNTAAKYRVDIDDLLTRAEDFYALNIGELGFAEPNAGNSNLDQYKMMIFLFYQDEWLATGAGYDDTIGALWISPNTAQPVGHTIAHEIGHSFQYQVFADLANGHGFRYGFGGNEGNTFWEQTAQWQGFQSYPEQVFTTADFNVYVQNYNKHIHHEDYRYASYFIHYYWTSFHGQDFIGRLWREAQEPEDPVQAYMRLTGISLSDFNNEIYEAATKFVTWDFDELRNFGEDYIGAQRYKYTTQPDGSHMVSIEYAPQTTGYNVIPLKVPDANTQVSVDFTGLPNAAGFNNVNASIAGWRYGFVALQENGTRVYGEMNQQNQATTSFVVPENTTHLWLVVTGAPTEYEPHAWDDDNTNDEQWPYKVSFSETNMLGVIALPEDSEPHNIILNYDVSFPVDNENYSGATISLNTEELAEAFLMQPNQILDELGDSIQFYGVNSNGDLIAETTANGYGHWFDESGDVIGWSDAAMVYSEFEGTSFNFKIGQYPGHSVAGDKYTIQQALVYEYEPGNFVQATVIFNIKIE, translated from the coding sequence ATGAAATTACTTAAAAAACTATGGTTATTTTTTGTTTTAACGTTATTTCTTACAAATTGCTCTACGGAGGAATCTTTTGAAGAAACGGCTAATGGAAAAGACCCACAAGATGTCCCATCTGAAGAAGTTGAGGAGAACCAATCAGCTGATGAATCAGCACTTTTAGTTTATATTCCTAATGAATTTAGCGATATGGACTTTGAAGATCCAGAAAGTACATGGTCTTATACTCGCAGCCGTGAATCTGAACATTTTATCGTTTTTTGGGGAGATGGATATGGCGATAATGATCCAGGATCAGTGAATACAGCAGCAAAATATCGTGTTGATATTGATGATCTTTTAACCCGGGCGGAAGATTTTTATGCCCTGAATATTGGAGAATTAGGTTTTGCAGAACCAAATGCAGGGAATTCTAATTTGGATCAGTATAAAATGATGATCTTTCTTTTTTATCAGGATGAATGGCTTGCCACGGGAGCGGGTTACGATGATACGATTGGCGCTTTATGGATTAGTCCCAATACTGCTCAACCCGTAGGGCACACCATCGCTCATGAAATTGGTCACAGCTTTCAGTATCAGGTGTTTGCTGATCTGGCTAACGGACACGGATTTAGATACGGTTTTGGCGGGAATGAAGGAAATACATTCTGGGAGCAAACGGCCCAATGGCAGGGTTTTCAATCTTATCCAGAACAGGTTTTTACTACTGCCGATTTTAATGTGTATGTTCAGAATTATAATAAACATATTCATCACGAAGATTATAGATATGCCAGTTATTTTATACATTATTACTGGACCTCTTTCCATGGTCAGGATTTTATTGGTCGTTTGTGGCGGGAAGCTCAGGAACCAGAAGATCCTGTGCAAGCCTATATGCGATTAACCGGGATTAGCCTAAGCGATTTTAATAATGAAATTTATGAAGCGGCTACAAAATTTGTAACCTGGGATTTCGATGAATTGAGAAATTTTGGCGAAGATTATATAGGAGCGCAACGTTATAAGTATACTACCCAGCCAGATGGCAGCCATATGGTAAGCATAGAGTATGCTCCTCAAACTACAGGTTACAACGTGATTCCGCTAAAAGTGCCCGATGCTAATACCCAAGTTAGTGTTGATTTCACAGGACTACCCAATGCAGCTGGCTTTAATAATGTAAACGCTTCTATAGCTGGTTGGCGTTATGGTTTTGTTGCTTTACAAGAAAACGGAACCAGAGTTTATGGTGAGATGAATCAGCAGAATCAAGCCACGACTTCTTTTGTTGTACCCGAAAACACCACGCATCTTTGGTTGGTGGTTACCGGTGCTCCAACTGAATATGAACCGCATGCATGGGATGATGATAATACGAATGATGAACAATGGCCATATAAGGTTTCTTTTTCTGAAACCAATATGTTAGGAGTTATAGCACTTCCTGAAGATAGTGAACCTCACAATATAATTTTAAATTATGATGTCTCTTTTCCTGTGGATAATGAAAATTATAGCGGAGCTACTATTTCTTTGAATACTGAAGAGCTAGCAGAGGCTTTTTTAATGCAGCCTAATCAAATTTTAGATGAGTTAGGTGATTCTATTCAGTTTTATGGTGTAAACAGTAATGGAGATTTGATTGCTGAAACTACGGCAAATGGTTATGGTCATTGGTTCGATGAATCTGGAGATGTTATTGGTTGGAGCGATGCGGCTATGGTATATTCCGAATTTGAAGGAACCAGTTTTAATTTTAAAATTGGTCAGTATCCAGGGCATTCAGTTGCAGGAGATAAGTATACTATACAACAGGCACTGGTATACGAGTACGAACCTGGTAACTTTGTTCAGGCCACCGTAATATTTAATATTAAGATTGAATAA
- a CDS encoding aminoacyl-histidine dipeptidase — MNDEIRDLQPKALWHNFADLNEVPRASKKEDRVIEFIKNFGENLGLDTQVDETGNVVIRKPATTGLEDRKTIVLQSHLDMVHQKNNDTKFDFDTQGIKMYVDGDWVKAEGTTLGADNGLGVATIMAILQSDDIQHPAIEALFTIDEETGMTGAKGLSPELLDGDILLNLDTEEDDEIGIGCAGGIDITALREYEEENIPDNSVGYKIVVKGLQGGHSGMDIIKGLANANKLMARLLYTAYRDFGLRVSELQGGGLRNAIPRESEAFVVVDKEDTNFFVQQMLMWIDEIKKEYASLEPNMDIGISEAEINGKLMKVEDQMEIIKAIASAHNGVYRMSPEIEGLVEASNNIANVVVANGKAKIKCLTRSSVESTRSDLAHSLQASFELAKFKVKQSGEYPGWAPNPASEILKVLDEIYQKQHGEKAHIAACHAGLECGIIGNHYPDMDMISFGPTIKGAHSPDERASISSTQKFWDFTLEILKNIPKK; from the coding sequence ATGAATGATGAGATAAGGGATTTACAACCCAAAGCGCTTTGGCATAACTTTGCAGATTTAAACGAAGTTCCCAGAGCGTCCAAAAAAGAAGACAGAGTAATCGAATTTATTAAAAACTTTGGTGAAAACTTGGGGCTGGATACTCAGGTGGATGAAACCGGTAATGTGGTTATACGTAAACCGGCAACCACCGGTTTAGAAGATCGAAAAACCATTGTTTTACAATCCCATTTAGATATGGTGCATCAAAAAAATAACGATACGAAATTCGATTTTGATACACAAGGAATAAAAATGTATGTAGATGGCGATTGGGTAAAAGCTGAAGGTACAACACTTGGAGCGGATAATGGTCTTGGCGTCGCTACAATTATGGCTATTTTGCAAAGTGATGATATCCAACATCCCGCCATCGAAGCACTTTTTACAATAGATGAAGAAACCGGAATGACCGGGGCAAAAGGTCTTTCTCCAGAGTTATTAGATGGGGACATTTTACTGAATTTGGATACCGAAGAGGATGATGAAATTGGAATAGGCTGCGCCGGTGGTATCGATATTACGGCTTTACGCGAATATGAAGAAGAAAATATCCCTGATAATAGCGTGGGTTATAAAATTGTAGTGAAAGGATTGCAAGGTGGACATTCTGGTATGGATATCATCAAAGGACTTGCAAATGCCAATAAGTTAATGGCTAGATTATTATATACGGCATATCGTGATTTTGGATTACGAGTATCTGAATTACAGGGTGGCGGATTACGTAATGCCATTCCGCGTGAAAGCGAAGCTTTTGTAGTTGTTGATAAAGAGGATACTAACTTTTTTGTGCAACAAATGCTGATGTGGATCGATGAGATTAAAAAAGAATACGCCAGTTTGGAGCCCAATATGGATATAGGTATTTCTGAAGCCGAAATTAATGGAAAGTTGATGAAGGTTGAAGATCAGATGGAGATAATAAAAGCCATTGCATCTGCCCACAATGGAGTTTATAGAATGAGTCCCGAGATTGAAGGTTTGGTTGAAGCTTCCAATAATATCGCTAATGTTGTTGTAGCTAATGGAAAAGCGAAAATTAAGTGTCTTACAAGATCTTCTGTAGAGTCTACTAGAAGTGATCTCGCGCATAGCTTACAGGCAAGTTTTGAGCTGGCGAAGTTTAAAGTAAAACAATCTGGCGAATATCCTGGTTGGGCGCCAAATCCAGCTTCCGAGATCTTAAAAGTTCTAGATGAAATTTATCAAAAGCAACACGGTGAAAAGGCTCATATTGCTGCCTGCCATGCAGGCTTGGAATGCGGAATTATAGGAAATCATTATCCTGATATGGATATGATCTCTTTTGGTCCAACAATAAAAGGGGCCCATTCTCCAGACGAGAGAGCAAGTATTTCTTCCACTCAAAAATTTTGGGATTTCACTCTCGAGATTCTAAAAAATATTCCGAAGAAATAG
- a CDS encoding peptidylprolyl isomerase, which yields MKKFSLLLLSAIVLAFTACKDDYPDLEDGMYAKFDTSMGPFIAELYYEQTPITVASFVSLAEGNSTMVDSTYKNKNFYDGIIFHRIIDGFVIQGGDPTGTGRGGPGYRFPDETIDSLSHESKGILSMANAGPGTNGSQFFITLAPTTNLDGRHTVFGKVVKGQDVVDAIGKVETDPGDRPVKDVVINSVEIIRKGKSARKFDAPKVFENELQKIKEAEEEEARKLEEAKAENKAMFEKYQDEAKTLDSGLGIYILKEGEGPKPKIGQNVGVDYEGYFTDGGIFDTSKEEVAKKWDIFNEMRSMQGGYAPLNISYGPDAPMIAGFNEGVQQMKVGDQAILYIPSHLAYGERGRGPIEPNTDLVFIVDLVDIK from the coding sequence ATGAAGAAATTTAGCCTTTTACTTTTAAGTGCTATTGTTTTGGCTTTTACAGCCTGTAAAGACGACTACCCAGATTTAGAAGACGGGATGTACGCTAAGTTTGATACCTCTATGGGGCCTTTTATAGCCGAGCTATATTATGAGCAAACCCCAATTACTGTTGCCAGCTTTGTTTCACTGGCTGAAGGAAACAGCACAATGGTAGACAGTACTTATAAAAACAAAAATTTTTATGATGGAATTATTTTTCACAGAATCATTGATGGTTTTGTAATACAAGGTGGTGATCCTACCGGTACAGGTCGTGGTGGCCCGGGTTACCGTTTCCCTGACGAAACTATCGACAGCTTAAGCCATGAATCTAAAGGTATCCTTTCTATGGCCAATGCAGGCCCAGGAACAAATGGAAGCCAGTTTTTTATTACCCTTGCTCCTACTACAAATTTAGATGGAAGACATACCGTTTTTGGAAAAGTCGTAAAAGGACAGGATGTTGTTGATGCCATAGGCAAAGTAGAAACCGACCCTGGTGATCGACCTGTAAAAGATGTAGTCATTAATTCAGTTGAAATTATTAGGAAAGGGAAATCTGCCAGAAAATTCGACGCGCCTAAAGTTTTTGAAAACGAACTTCAGAAAATTAAAGAAGCTGAAGAAGAAGAAGCCAGAAAACTTGAAGAAGCAAAAGCTGAAAATAAAGCGATGTTCGAAAAATATCAAGACGAAGCTAAAACATTAGATAGTGGATTAGGAATTTATATTCTTAAAGAAGGCGAAGGTCCAAAACCTAAAATTGGGCAAAACGTTGGTGTGGATTATGAAGGTTACTTTACCGATGGTGGCATTTTTGACACCAGCAAAGAAGAGGTAGCAAAAAAATGGGATATCTTCAATGAAATGCGAAGTATGCAGGGTGGTTATGCTCCCCTAAATATTAGTTATGGCCCAGATGCTCCTATGATCGCCGGTTTTAATGAAGGAGTTCAACAAATGAAAGTTGGTGATCAGGCCATTTTATATATCCCAAGCCATTTAGCCTATGGCGAAAGAGGTCGAGGTCCAATCGAACCGAATACCGATTTAGTTTTTATCGTAGATCTGGTAGACATTAAATAA
- the gldI gene encoding gliding motility-associated peptidyl-prolyl isomerase GldI, with protein sequence MKKLIFSLLFIAALVSCKSPEARYPVSQHSGSYINESVARNKKLLAEEEFLIKKIIANDSSKNYIASNGGFWYFYNKKVADSVSKTKPEFGDIVNFDYYIQTLNDQTIYGKGEKPTKEFAIDQENLFSGLRDGLKLMKAGETVTFLFPSYKAFGYYGDKDRIGTNIPIKTTVTLHSIREQDSIN encoded by the coding sequence ATGAAAAAACTAATTTTTAGCTTATTATTTATCGCTGCATTGGTTTCCTGTAAATCTCCAGAAGCTCGCTATCCCGTAAGTCAACATTCAGGAAGTTATATCAACGAATCGGTAGCGAGAAATAAAAAGCTTTTGGCAGAAGAAGAATTTTTAATAAAAAAGATCATTGCAAACGACAGTAGTAAAAATTATATCGCCAGTAATGGCGGATTTTGGTATTTCTATAATAAAAAAGTAGCCGACTCCGTTTCTAAAACAAAACCGGAATTTGGCGATATTGTAAATTTCGATTATTATATTCAAACCTTAAATGACCAAACGATATACGGTAAAGGCGAAAAGCCAACAAAAGAATTTGCTATAGATCAGGAAAACTTGTTTAGCGGTTTAAGAGATGGCTTAAAATTGATGAAAGCCGGGGAAACGGTTACTTTCTTATTCCCTTCTTACAAAGCTTTTGGATATTATGGCGATAAAGATCGAATTGGAACTAATATTCCAATAAAAACTACAGTTACTTTACATTCTATCCGGGAACAGGATTCTATAAACTAA
- a CDS encoding DHH family phosphoesterase — translation MIEQYILEITAELSKANNIVIVPHKGPDGDAMGSTLALMHFLKDKGHNANVIAPNEYPNFLKWLPGNDQVIIYDESKKLADDIIEKAEIIFTLDFNDLSRCGDMQQALEASEATFIMIDHHQEPANYADYTYSDTSMSSTCEMVYHFIERLRAKNKITPEIASCLYTGIMTDTGSFRFSSTTPNTHRVVADLIEKGAENSKIHQDVFDTNSESRLQLLGVALQNLKVNRQFRTAYITISQEELDAHNFKKGDTEGFVNYGLSLDGIVFAAIFIENKQEGIIKISFRSKGDFSVNTFARAHFNGGGHNNAAGGRSEMSMNDTIVEFNKLLPEYKEQLQA, via the coding sequence ATGATAGAGCAATATATTTTAGAAATAACGGCCGAATTATCCAAAGCGAACAATATAGTAATTGTTCCTCACAAAGGCCCAGACGGCGATGCGATGGGAAGCACATTGGCTTTGATGCATTTCCTAAAGGATAAAGGACATAATGCCAATGTTATCGCTCCTAATGAATACCCTAATTTCCTTAAATGGTTACCTGGTAACGACCAGGTGATTATATATGATGAAAGTAAAAAACTGGCCGACGACATTATTGAAAAAGCAGAGATTATTTTTACTTTAGATTTCAATGATCTATCTCGTTGTGGTGATATGCAACAGGCATTAGAAGCTAGTGAAGCAACTTTTATAATGATCGATCACCACCAGGAACCAGCAAATTATGCAGATTATACATATAGCGATACCAGCATGAGTTCTACCTGTGAGATGGTCTATCATTTTATAGAACGGCTTCGTGCTAAAAACAAAATCACTCCTGAAATTGCCAGCTGTTTGTATACTGGGATTATGACCGACACCGGTTCATTCAGATTTTCAAGCACTACACCAAACACCCACCGCGTAGTCGCAGATCTTATTGAAAAAGGTGCCGAAAATAGCAAAATTCATCAGGATGTCTTTGATACGAATTCTGAAAGTCGCTTACAATTATTAGGGGTAGCTTTGCAAAATTTAAAAGTTAACCGACAGTTTAGAACCGCTTATATTACCATTTCACAGGAAGAATTAGATGCCCATAACTTTAAAAAAGGAGACACTGAAGGTTTTGTAAATTACGGGCTCTCTTTAGATGGAATTGTTTTTGCAGCTATCTTTATTGAAAATAAACAGGAAGGAATCATTAAAATTTCATTCCGTTCTAAAGGCGATTTTTCAGTAAATACATTTGCAAGGGCTCACTTTAATGGCGGTGGTCATAATAATGCTGCCGGTGGAAGAAGTGAAATGTCCATGAACGACACCATCGTAGAATTTAACAAACTGCTTCCTGAATATAAAGAACAACTTCAGGCATGA
- a CDS encoding alkaline phosphatase D family protein gives MIKILRFSLILFLVGCNSTSGITHKERQEIPKKDYDFTIVFGSCNDQDNPQPLWEPILDNEPDAFIWGGDNIYADTPDMEKMKAMYDFQQNVEAYQKLVNTAVMLGTWDDHDFGKNNAGKEWEKKAESQQLFLDFMNVPQGDIRRAREGVYYAQDLIADGNTIKVILLDTRYFRDPINESRGGSILGDAQWKWLEKELNNSTADYHIIMSSIQVLSMQHRFEKWANFPEEREHLLDLIASSGIKNPIIISGDRHISEFSKMDIEGLKAPLYDFTSSGMTHVYESFSGEANMYREGEVIFQLSFGVLNFDFENEEVNMQMRGIENALLQEISVKF, from the coding sequence ATGATTAAAATTTTACGATTTTCACTGATTTTATTTTTGGTTGGCTGTAATTCTACTTCTGGTATAACACATAAAGAGCGACAGGAAATACCTAAAAAAGATTATGATTTTACCATTGTTTTTGGTAGTTGTAATGATCAGGATAATCCCCAACCATTATGGGAGCCTATACTGGATAATGAACCCGATGCTTTTATATGGGGTGGTGATAATATTTATGCCGATACGCCAGATATGGAAAAAATGAAAGCAATGTACGATTTTCAGCAAAATGTTGAGGCCTATCAAAAATTGGTAAATACTGCTGTGATGTTAGGTACATGGGACGATCATGATTTTGGAAAAAATAATGCAGGGAAAGAATGGGAGAAGAAAGCCGAAAGTCAGCAATTATTTCTTGATTTTATGAATGTTCCACAGGGCGATATACGTCGTGCTCGTGAAGGTGTCTATTATGCACAAGATTTAATTGCTGATGGAAACACGATAAAAGTTATATTATTGGATACCCGGTATTTTAGAGATCCAATTAATGAGAGTAGGGGAGGTAGCATTTTAGGAGATGCGCAGTGGAAGTGGTTAGAGAAGGAACTAAATAATAGCACGGCAGATTATCATATTATAATGAGTAGTATACAGGTGCTTAGCATGCAGCATCGTTTTGAGAAATGGGCGAATTTCCCAGAAGAACGTGAGCATTTGTTAGATCTGATTGCGAGTTCAGGAATTAAAAACCCTATTATAATTAGTGGAGATCGTCATATTTCAGAATTTTCAAAAATGGATATCGAAGGTTTGAAGGCGCCATTATATGATTTTACTTCTAGTGGAATGACGCATGTTTATGAGAGTTTTAGTGGGGAAGCTAATATGTATCGAGAAGGTGAGGTGATCTTTCAGCTAAGTTTTGGTGTTTTGAATTTTGATTTTGAAAATGAGGAAGTTAATATGCAAATGAGAGGCATAGAAAATGCGCTTTTGCAAGAAATCAGCGTGAAATTTTAG
- a CDS encoding nucleoside-diphosphate kinase, translating to MAGNRTFTMIKPDAVEKGHIGAILDQINASGFRIVAMKLTQMTTADAETFYAVHKERPFFGELVEFMTRGPIVAAILEKENAVEDFRTLIGATNPEDAAEGTIRKKYASSVGENAVHGSDSDENAAIEGAFHFAGREMF from the coding sequence ATGGCAGGAAACAGAACTTTCACCATGATTAAGCCTGATGCTGTAGAAAAGGGGCATATTGGTGCAATTTTAGATCAGATCAATGCTTCAGGTTTTAGAATCGTAGCCATGAAGTTAACGCAAATGACAACAGCTGATGCCGAGACTTTTTACGCGGTTCATAAAGAGCGTCCGTTCTTCGGAGAATTGGTAGAATTTATGACTCGAGGTCCAATTGTTGCTGCAATCTTAGAAAAAGAAAATGCAGTTGAAGATTTTAGAACTTTGATTGGTGCAACAAACCCTGAAGATGCTGCTGAAGGAACTATTAGAAAAAAATATGCTTCTTCTGTAGGAGAGAACGCAGTACACGGTAGTGATAGCGATGAAAATGCTGCTATCGAAGGTGCTTTTCACTTTGCAGGAAGAGAAATGTTCTAA
- the leuB gene encoding 3-isopropylmalate dehydrogenase: MKLKIAVLAGDGIGPEITQQSIKILKAIGDRFDHEFEFEDAIVGAAAIDLLDNPLPEATLDLCKKSDAVLFGAIGHPKYDNNPDAKVRPEQGLLKLRKELGLYANIRPVTTYPKLIDQSPLRPERIQGADLTIFRELTGGIYFGEKSQSEDGQSATDVCTYSVVEIERMAHLAFKAAQQRRKKLTLVDKANVLETSRLWRKTVKKIAEEYQDVELDFLFVDNAAMQMILNPKQFDVILTENMFGDIISDEASVIGGSIGLLASASVGGNNAMFEPIHGSYPQATGKGIANPVASILSAAMLLDHFGLIEEGDVIRKAVATSIKLNVCTEDINKDNPYSTEKVGDFLEGLISESENNINDENLNFGQMTII, from the coding sequence ATGAAACTAAAAATAGCCGTATTAGCCGGAGATGGAATTGGACCGGAAATTACACAGCAATCCATAAAAATACTTAAAGCTATTGGCGATCGTTTTGATCATGAATTTGAATTCGAAGATGCGATTGTTGGTGCCGCTGCAATAGATTTACTAGATAATCCATTACCTGAAGCAACTTTAGACCTTTGTAAAAAATCTGATGCTGTACTATTTGGTGCCATAGGTCATCCCAAATATGATAATAACCCGGATGCTAAAGTGAGACCAGAACAGGGATTATTGAAATTAAGGAAAGAATTAGGTCTTTATGCCAATATCCGTCCTGTAACTACTTATCCTAAACTTATCGATCAGTCTCCGCTTAGACCGGAAAGAATTCAGGGTGCAGATTTAACGATTTTTAGAGAGTTAACAGGAGGAATTTATTTTGGTGAAAAAAGCCAGAGTGAAGATGGACAAAGCGCTACCGATGTGTGTACCTATTCTGTAGTAGAGATCGAAAGAATGGCGCACTTAGCTTTTAAAGCTGCCCAACAACGACGTAAAAAATTAACCCTGGTAGACAAAGCCAATGTTTTGGAAACTTCCCGTCTTTGGAGAAAAACCGTAAAGAAAATTGCTGAAGAATATCAGGACGTAGAATTAGATTTCTTATTCGTAGATAATGCAGCTATGCAAATGATCTTGAATCCTAAGCAATTTGATGTAATTCTTACTGAAAATATGTTTGGTGATATCATTTCTGATGAAGCCAGTGTAATTGGAGGAAGTATTGGTTTATTAGCTTCTGCTTCAGTTGGTGGTAATAATGCAATGTTTGAGCCCATTCACGGGTCATATCCCCAAGCTACGGGTAAAGGAATTGCGAATCCTGTAGCTTCGATCCTCTCTGCAGCAATGCTACTGGATCATTTTGGTCTTATCGAAGAAGGCGATGTCATAAGAAAAGCAGTGGCCACCAGTATCAAACTAAATGTATGTACTGAAGATATTAATAAAGATAATCCTTACAGTACTGAAAAAGTTGGAGATTTCTTGGAAGGCCTAATTAGCGAGTCTGAAAATAATATCAATGACGAAAATCTTAATTTTGGTCAAATGACCATCATCTGA
- the leuD gene encoding 3-isopropylmalate dehydratase small subunit — MEKFTTLQDTAVPLEVENIDTDQIIPARFLKATDKAGFGENLFKDWRFDKDGKPVEDFSLNQDQYSGQILIAGNNFGCGSSREHAAWALKAYGFKVVVSSYFADIFKGNALNNGLLPVQVSPEFLDELFLAIKKDNKESFKVDLENQKIQIISSGKSENFAIDAYKKTCLINGFDDIDFLVSKLDAIKKFEEKQTQMREAAIQE, encoded by the coding sequence ATGGAAAAATTCACCACACTACAAGATACAGCCGTCCCGTTAGAGGTCGAAAATATAGATACAGATCAAATCATCCCTGCACGTTTCCTTAAGGCAACAGATAAAGCAGGTTTTGGTGAAAATCTTTTTAAAGACTGGCGTTTTGACAAAGATGGAAAACCTGTAGAGGATTTCTCACTAAACCAGGATCAATACTCAGGACAAATTTTAATCGCAGGAAACAACTTTGGTTGCGGTTCAAGTAGAGAGCATGCTGCATGGGCATTAAAAGCCTATGGTTTTAAAGTAGTTGTTTCCAGTTATTTTGCAGATATCTTTAAAGGTAATGCACTAAATAATGGTTTATTACCGGTTCAGGTTTCTCCTGAGTTTTTGGACGAACTCTTCCTTGCCATTAAAAAAGATAATAAAGAAAGCTTTAAAGTTGATCTCGAAAATCAAAAAATTCAAATTATAAGCAGCGGTAAATCCGAAAATTTTGCTATAGATGCTTATAAAAAGACCTGTTTAATTAATGGTTTTGATGATATTGACTTTTTAGTGAGTAAATTGGATGCCATCAAGAAATTTGAAGAAAAACAAACGCAAATGCGTGAAGCTGCGATTCAGGAATAG
- the leuC gene encoding 3-isopropylmalate dehydratase large subunit: MKKTLFDKIWDAHVVESIPDGPDILYIDQHLIHEVTSPQAFNELKEREIPVFRPNKIVATADHNTPTENQHLPVKDLLSRKQLKELSQNCEENNITLYGLGHPYNGIVHVMAPELGITQPGKTMVCGDSHTSTHGAFGAIAFGIGTSQVTQVFASQCLLVEKPKRLRVNVNGDLRKGVTPKDVILYVISKLGTNSGTGYFCEYAGDVFENMSMEGRMTVCNMSIEMGARGGLIAPDQTTYDYVEGREFAPKGEEFDKLKAYWETLKTDEGAEFDQEYSFDAEDIEPMITYGTNPGMGIKITGAIPVEGGKSDAKALSYMGFKPGESLIDKPINYIFIGSCTNSRIEDFRMAASYIKGKKKAENVNALIVPGSRQVAAQIQEEGLDKVFEEAGFRLRQPGCSACLAMNDDKIPEGEYCVSTSNRNFEGRQGQGSRTILASPLTAAATAVAGKITDFTKSLN, encoded by the coding sequence ATGAAGAAAACCCTTTTTGATAAAATTTGGGATGCCCATGTGGTAGAGTCGATTCCTGATGGTCCGGACATTCTATATATCGATCAGCACTTAATTCATGAAGTTACGAGTCCACAAGCTTTTAACGAATTAAAAGAGCGGGAAATTCCTGTTTTTCGACCTAATAAAATCGTGGCCACCGCAGATCACAACACGCCAACTGAAAATCAGCATTTACCGGTTAAGGATTTGCTATCCAGAAAACAATTAAAAGAACTTTCACAGAACTGTGAAGAAAACAATATTACACTTTATGGTTTGGGACATCCTTACAACGGGATTGTTCACGTAATGGCGCCAGAACTGGGGATCACACAACCCGGTAAAACCATGGTTTGTGGGGATAGTCACACTTCGACCCATGGAGCTTTTGGTGCAATTGCTTTTGGGATAGGTACCAGCCAGGTAACTCAGGTTTTCGCTTCACAATGCTTATTGGTAGAAAAGCCTAAAAGGCTGCGTGTAAATGTAAACGGAGATCTGAGAAAAGGAGTTACTCCAAAAGATGTTATTCTTTACGTGATCAGTAAACTAGGGACAAACTCCGGAACGGGCTATTTTTGCGAATATGCCGGTGATGTTTTTGAAAATATGTCGATGGAAGGTCGCATGACCGTTTGTAACATGAGTATTGAAATGGGAGCTCGTGGCGGACTAATTGCACCAGATCAAACTACTTATGATTATGTTGAAGGAAGAGAGTTTGCGCCCAAAGGAGAAGAATTTGATAAGCTAAAAGCGTATTGGGAAACTTTAAAAACCGATGAAGGTGCCGAATTTGATCAGGAATATTCTTTTGATGCCGAAGATATCGAGCCAATGATCACCTACGGTACCAATCCTGGTATGGGAATTAAAATTACCGGCGCCATACCTGTTGAAGGAGGTAAAAGTGATGCTAAAGCCTTAAGCTATATGGGCTTTAAGCCTGGAGAAAGTTTAATCGACAAACCTATTAATTATATCTTCATTGGCAGTTGTACAAATAGTCGTATCGAGGATTTCAGAATGGCAGCGAGCTATATCAAAGGAAAGAAAAAAGCAGAAAATGTAAATGCATTAATCGTTCCCGGAAGTAGACAGGTAGCCGCTCAAATTCAGGAAGAAGGTCTCGATAAAGTTTTTGAAGAAGCAGGCTTTAGATTAAGACAACCCGGGTGCTCAGCCTGCCTGGCAATGAACGATGATAAAATTCCAGAAGGCGAATATTGTGTTTCTACCAGTAACAGAAATTTTGAGGGTAGGCAAGGACAAGGTTCAAGAACAATTTTAGCGAGCCCACTCACTGCTGCAGCAACCGCCGTGGCCGGAAAAATAACCGACTTTACAAAAAGCTTGAATTAA